A window from Oreochromis aureus strain Israel breed Guangdong linkage group 16, ZZ_aureus, whole genome shotgun sequence encodes these proteins:
- the ankrd44 gene encoding serine/threonine-protein phosphatase 6 regulatory ankyrin repeat subunit B produces MAVLKLADQPPLIQAIFSGDSEEIRMLIYKSEDINALDAEKRTPLHAAAFLGDGEITELLILSGARVNAKDNMWLTPLHRAVASRSEEAVRVLIRHSADVNARDKNWQTPLHVAAANNALRCAEIIIPLLSSVNVSDRGGRTALHHAALNGHTEMVNLLLTKGANINAFDKKDGRALHWAAFMGHLDVVGLLVSKGAEISCKDKRGYTPLHTAASSGQIAVVKHLLNLSVEIDEPNAFGNTPLHVACFNGQDAVVSELIDYGANVSQPNNKGFTPLHFAAASTHGALCLEFLVNNGADVNVQSRDGKSPLHMTAVHGRFTRSQTLIQNGGEIDSVDKDGNTPLHIAARYGHELLINTLITSGADCTRRGVHGMFPLHLAALNAHSDCCRKLLSSGSILYMYSSATSERVHREQEVELTSTECSHSASAYRAEILRRVALEPESEGVQAEREKEAALCLEFLLQSGATASLKDKQGYSPVHYAAAYGHRHCLELLLDRDGGHQDDSESPHARSPLHLAAYHGHAQALEVLLQGEREVDQGDEMGRTALALAALRGHSDCVHTLLSQGASPRTTDKQYGRTPVHLAVMNGHTTCVRLLLDESDSSDLVDVADSQGQTPLMLAVAGGHVDAVSLLLEREANVNVADNHGLTALHLGLLCGQEECIQCLLEQEASVLLGDSRGRTAIHLAAARGHASWLSELLNIACSEAPSLPPLRDHSGYTPLHWACYYGHEGCVEVLLEQKGCRCIDGNPFTPLHCAVTNDHEPCASLLLEAMGSDIAGCCDAKSRTPLHAAAFAGHVDCVQLLLSHDAPVDVADQSGRTALMMAAQRGRVGALEVLLTSASANLSLTDKDGNTALHLACSNGKEDCVLLILEKLSDTALINATNAALQTPLHLAARSGLKQVVQELLSRGANVQTVDENGLTPALACAPSREVADCLALILATMMPFCSPCSSGAPSPGSLLRHIPHQGGKGLSTGPRASRSPRNPSGPSSEGTTENDSEDSETF; encoded by the exons CCTCCTCTCATCCAGGCAATCTTCAGTGGAGATTCTGAAGAGATCCGTATGCTCATATACAAGTCTGAAGACATCAATGCTCTG GATGCAGAGAAGCGCACTCCGCTGCATGCAGCAGCCTTCCTGGGCGATGGCGAGATCACCGAACTCCTCATCCTCTCGG GGGCACGTGTCAACGCCAAAGATAACATGTGGCTGACCCCTCTCCATCGCGCTGTTGCATCTCGGAGTGag GAGGCTGTTCGAGTCTTGATCCGCCACTCTGCTGACGTGAACGCGCGGGACAAGAACTGGCAGACGCCGCTGCATGTCGCTGCAGCGAATAACGCGCTGCGATGCGCTGAGATCATCATCCCACTGCTGAGCAGCGTCAACGTGTCAGATCGTGGCGGACGCACTGCCCTCCACCACGCTGCCCTCAACGGCCACACTGAG ATGGTAAACCTTCTCCTCACTAAAGGAGCCAACATCAATGCCTTCGATAAAAAGGATGGCCGAGCTCTGCACTGGGCAGCTTTCATGG GTCACTTGGATGTGGTGGGCCTGCTGGTAAGCAAAGGCGCAGAGATCAGCTGTAAAGACAAACGAGGATACACTCCGCTTCACACGGCAGCCTCCAGTGGACAGATTGCGGTCGTCAAACACCTGCTCAACCTGTCTGTTGAG ATAGATGAGCCCAATGCATTTGGAAACACGCCTCTACACGTGGCCTGTTTCAATGGTCAGGACGCTGTTGTCAGTGAGCTGATTGATTACGGGGCCAATGTCAGCCAGCCCAACAACAAAGGCTTCACCCCGCTGCACTTTGCTGCTGCCTCCACACACGGAGCGCTCTGCCTGGAGTTCCTGGTCAACAATGGGGCCGATGTCAATGTACAG AGTCGGGATGGAAAGAGTCCTCTCCACATGACTGCGGTTCACGGACGGTTCACTCGCTCCCAGACCCTCATCCAGAACG GCGGAGAGATCGACAGTGTGGACAAGGATGGCAACACTCCCCTTCACATTGCTGCTCGCTACGGCCACGAGCTCCTCATCAACACGCTTATCACCAGCGGAGCCGACTGCACCag GCGAGGAGTCCACGGGATGTTTCCTCTTCACCTGGCTGCCTTGAATGCGCACTCTGACTGCTGCCGGAAGCTACTGTCGTCAG GAAGCATTCTTTACATGTACTCGTCAGCTACATCAGAGCGTGTCCACAGAGAACAGGAAGTCGAGCTCACAAGCACAGAGTGTAGCCACTCAGCAAGCGCCTACAGAGCGGAG ATCCT ACGTCGTGTTGCTCTGGAGCCAGAAAGTGAAGGCGTTCAGGCAGAAAGGGAGAAGGAGGCAGCACT ATGTTTGGAGTTCCTGCTTCAGAGCGGTGCTACGGCCTCACTGAAAGACAAACAGGGTTACAGCCCTGTCCACTACGCCGCAGCCTACGGACACAGGCACTGTCTAGAACTG CTGCTGGACAGAGATGGCGGTCACCAAGACGACTCTGAATCTCCACATGCCAGGAGCCCGCTGCACCTCGCT GCGTACCACGGCCATGCTCAGGCCCTGGAGGTGCTGCTGCAGGGGGAGAGAGAGGTAGACCAGGGGGACGAGATGGGGAGGACAGCTCTGGCCCTGGCCGCTCTCCGTGGTCACTCTGACTGCGTTCACACCCTGCTCAGCCAGGGAGCATCGCCACGCACCACTGATAAGCAGTATGGACGCACCCCGGTGCACCTTGCAG TGATGAATGGTCACACTACGTGTGTGCGCCTCCTGCTGGATGAATCGGATAGTTCAGACCTCGTGGATGTTGCTGACTCTCAGGGACA GACTCCTCTGATGCTCGCGGTGGCCGGAGGTCACGTCGACGCCGTGTCGCTGCTGCTGGAAAGGGAAGCCAATGTCAATGTGGCTGATAACCACGGCCTCACAGCGCTGCACCTCGGG CTGCTGTGTGGTCAGGAGGAGTGCATCCAGTGTCTGCTGGAGCAGGAAGCTTCGGTTTTGCTCGGCGACTCGCGGGGTCGTACAGCCATCCACTTGGCCGCTGCCCGAGGCCACGCTTCCTGGCTGAGTGAGCTGTTGAACATCGCCTGCTCTGAGGCGCCATCCTTGCCCCCACTGAGAGACCACAGCGGGTACACACCGCTGCACTGGGCCTGTTATTATG gtCATGAAGGGTGTGTGGAGGTCCTGCTAGAGCAGAAAGGCTGCCGCTGTATTGATGGGAACCCCTTCACCCCTCTGCACTGCGCTGT aaccAATGATCACGAGCCATGTGCATCGCTGTTGCTGGAGGCGATGGGTTCAGACATCGCTGGCTGCTGCGACGCTAAGAGCAG GACTCCTCTTCATGCTGCAGCATTTGCCGGTCATGTCGATTGTGTCCAGTTGCTCCTTTCCCACGATGCACCTGTGGATGTCGCAGACCAGTCGGGTCGCACTGCGCTGATGATGGCGGCTCAGAGGGGCAGGGTCGGGGCTCTTG AGGTGCTGTTGACCAGCGCCAGTGCCAACCTCAGTCTGACTGACAAGGACGGCAACACCGCCCTGCACCTGGCTTGCAGTAAT GGGAAGGAAGACTGTGTGTTGCTGATCCTCGAGAAGCTGTCTGACACTGCGCTCATTAATGCCACGAATGCAGCGCTGCAAAC TCCTCTGCACCTGGCGGCTCGTAGCGGTCTGAAGCAGGTGGTCCAGGAGCTGCTGTCCAGAGGAGCCAACGTTCAGACGGTGGATGAGAACG GTCTGACGCCTGCTCTGGCTTGTGCTCCTAGTAGAGAGGTGGCTGACTGTTTGGCTCTCATTCTGGCTACCATGATGCCTTTCTGCTCACCTTGCAGCTCTGGAGCTCCCTCCCCAGGGTCCTTGTTGAGGCATATACCCCACCAGGGGGGTAAAGGCCTATCCACTGGCCCTCGGGCGTCACGCAGCCCCAGGAACCCCTCGGGACCATCCAGCGAGGGAACCACAGAGAACGACTCGGAGGATTCGGAAACTTTCTGA